One window from the genome of Salisaeta longa DSM 21114 encodes:
- a CDS encoding lamin tail domain-containing protein: MCQLTRALLLLVLCASSAVAQPAPTPGDLVINEVLFAPTPTAAEFIEVYNTTDQTLSLDGLQYADGNRDFDALAPAGTALPPGAYLLIARDTTAFAARFPQAPAALEAPDWEGLNNGGDRVLLRRGSTMIDSLVYDGDAAPDNVSLERIDPRGPSTSENVAASTDPQGGTPGVQNSVYAVDTTPPQLRTVRWARDGRTLHAAFSEALAPAAVTPAAFALDGPAPPAITEAALVAPDTVRLRLGAALSDGRYTLVATNMADRRGNVQPRTTASFTYFQADRPAPGDLVINELMIDPNGSGEYVELYNRSNKTIDVRQLRWRDERSAPQRLTATRRPLRPGGYLVLVEAPAAFAASFPNANADTLTLPNWPALNNGGDIPAVLFETTVLDAVPYASSWGGGDGTALARVDPRGPSDAPATFAASTDPQGGTPGARNSVYAPDERAPRLVFAEAQAADTLRLWFSEAIDAATLSAGDVRWGEAAARSVTTAADATTAVAVFDDAPAGRVATVRTFADRTGNEQSATRHVVAFRADSSHVALTEIMYAPRTDAFDDRPNQPEYIEVQNLSNRPRTLRGWFLTDTPDETGAADTLRLGDRLQAVPPGGFAVAYNRVDAAPPSDTTAGLATAFPGLSFAADSVALLPAQAASLGLLNSGEQIVVHRADGRVVARIAYRPDWHAEALETPRGVALERISATGPAQSADNWSSSTAAAGGTPGHTNSLSLPPRTARPTAATLSIAPSPFSIERDGATRLRYTLPRAPQLIRVRIFDNRGRQVRTLTAARLAGPTGELLWDGRDDNGHRLPVGIYVVLFEAVDARGGTVAREKVPVVLARPL, translated from the coding sequence ATGTGCCAACTGACCCGCGCCCTCCTGCTTCTCGTGCTGTGCGCCTCCAGCGCTGTCGCCCAACCGGCGCCCACGCCGGGCGATCTGGTGATTAACGAAGTACTGTTTGCGCCCACGCCCACCGCGGCCGAGTTCATCGAGGTCTACAACACCACCGATCAGACGCTGTCGCTCGACGGCCTTCAGTATGCCGACGGCAACCGCGATTTCGATGCGCTGGCGCCTGCCGGCACAGCGCTGCCCCCGGGCGCCTATCTCCTGATTGCCCGCGACACCACGGCCTTCGCGGCGCGCTTTCCGCAAGCGCCCGCAGCCCTCGAAGCCCCCGACTGGGAGGGCCTCAACAACGGCGGCGACCGGGTGCTGCTGCGCCGCGGCTCCACCATGATCGACTCCCTCGTCTACGACGGCGATGCCGCGCCCGACAACGTTTCCCTTGAGCGGATCGACCCGCGCGGCCCGTCCACCTCCGAAAACGTTGCCGCCTCCACCGATCCGCAAGGCGGCACGCCCGGCGTCCAAAACAGCGTGTACGCCGTCGATACCACCCCGCCGCAACTGCGCACGGTGCGCTGGGCCCGCGACGGGCGCACCCTCCACGCGGCCTTTTCGGAGGCCCTCGCTCCGGCAGCCGTGACGCCCGCTGCATTTGCGTTGGACGGCCCCGCGCCGCCCGCCATCACCGAAGCGGCGCTCGTTGCCCCCGATACCGTCCGCTTGCGCCTGGGCGCTGCACTTTCTGACGGCCGGTACACGCTCGTCGCCACCAACATGGCCGACCGCCGCGGCAACGTGCAGCCCCGCACCACTGCCTCGTTCACCTATTTTCAGGCCGATAGGCCCGCGCCCGGCGACCTCGTCATCAACGAGCTGATGATTGATCCCAACGGCTCGGGCGAGTACGTGGAGCTTTACAACCGGTCGAACAAGACCATCGACGTGCGCCAGCTCCGGTGGCGCGACGAACGAAGCGCCCCGCAGCGCCTCACCGCCACGCGCCGCCCGCTGCGCCCCGGGGGCTATCTGGTGCTAGTGGAAGCGCCCGCAGCCTTTGCCGCATCGTTCCCCAACGCCAACGCCGACACGCTCACGCTGCCCAACTGGCCCGCGCTCAACAACGGCGGCGACATTCCGGCCGTGTTGTTTGAAACGACCGTGCTGGATGCCGTCCCATACGCCTCGTCGTGGGGCGGCGGCGACGGCACAGCCCTTGCGCGGGTGGACCCACGGGGCCCCTCGGATGCGCCTGCCACGTTTGCCGCGTCTACCGACCCGCAAGGCGGCACGCCCGGGGCCCGCAACAGCGTGTACGCCCCGGATGAGCGCGCGCCGCGGCTCGTGTTTGCCGAAGCGCAAGCCGCCGATACGCTCCGGCTGTGGTTCAGCGAGGCCATCGACGCCGCCACGCTCAGCGCGGGCGACGTGCGGTGGGGCGAAGCCGCCGCCCGCTCGGTCACCACGGCCGCCGATGCCACGACCGCCGTCGCTGTGTTCGATGACGCCCCCGCGGGCCGCGTGGCCACCGTGCGCACCTTTGCCGACCGCACGGGCAACGAGCAATCCGCCACGCGGCACGTCGTGGCATTCCGCGCCGACTCGTCACACGTGGCCCTCACCGAGATCATGTACGCCCCGCGCACCGACGCCTTCGACGATCGCCCCAATCAGCCGGAGTACATCGAGGTGCAGAACCTGTCCAACCGCCCGCGCACCCTCCGCGGCTGGTTCCTGACCGACACGCCCGACGAGACAGGCGCGGCCGACACGCTGCGGCTTGGCGACCGCTTGCAGGCCGTGCCGCCGGGCGGCTTTGCCGTGGCGTACAACCGCGTAGATGCAGCCCCGCCCTCCGATACCACCGCGGGCCTCGCCACGGCCTTTCCGGGGCTGTCGTTTGCTGCCGATAGCGTAGCGCTGTTGCCTGCACAGGCCGCCTCGCTGGGGTTGCTGAACAGCGGCGAACAGATCGTGGTGCATCGCGCCGACGGCCGCGTGGTCGCACGCATCGCCTACCGCCCCGACTGGCACGCCGAGGCGCTGGAGACACCGCGCGGCGTTGCGCTGGAGCGGATCAGCGCCACCGGCCCGGCGCAGTCGGCCGACAACTGGTCGAGCAGCACGGCTGCCGCCGGCGGCACGCCCGGCCACACCAACAGCCTGTCGCTTCCGCCCCGCACCGCTCGCCCCACCGCGGCTACGCTCAGCATCGCGCCGTCGCCGTTTTCCATCGAACGTGACGGAGCCACGCGCCTCCGCTACACGCTGCCGCGGGCCCCGCAGCTGATTCGCGTGCGCATCTTCGACAACCGCGGCCGCCAGGTGCGTACCCTCACCGCCGCCCGGCTGGCCGGCCCCACCGGCGAGCTGCTGTGGGATGGCCGCGACGACAATGGCCACCGGCTGCCCGTGGGCATTTACGTGGTCCTGTTTGAAGCCGTCGACGCGCGCGGCGGTACCGTCGCCCGCGAAAAGGTGCCCGTCGTGCTTGCCCGTCCGTTGTAA
- a CDS encoding cation diffusion facilitator family transporter produces the protein MPATRPNQRARYRAIGWSVAVAVLMLAGKLTAAAITGSAAIYSDAAESVIHLFATGFAAFSLWYASTPADESHPYGHGKIAYFASAVEGLLILVAALTILYTAIQDLVRGPSLDRLGTGLYILLGLTLVNLGLGAYLVHTGRKHNSLVLVSNGQHVLTDMWTSVGVIGGVALVWLTGIEWLDPVAAILVALNILWTAGQLLRRSVYGLMEKADPESTARIFNVLNEALENETIVNFHQVRYRRVSDEVWIEYHLLFPGKMSIEEAHARSHAVEDEIATLFPRAEVHVTAHLEPARHDEAHPPHHVEPSDPLYEAQHGA, from the coding sequence ATGCCTGCTACCCGCCCAAATCAACGCGCCCGCTACCGAGCCATCGGGTGGAGCGTAGCCGTTGCCGTCCTCATGCTGGCCGGGAAGCTGACCGCGGCGGCCATCACCGGCAGCGCGGCCATCTATTCCGATGCGGCGGAGTCCGTCATCCATCTTTTTGCTACGGGCTTTGCGGCCTTTAGCCTGTGGTACGCCTCCACGCCTGCCGACGAGAGCCATCCATACGGCCACGGCAAGATCGCCTACTTTGCCTCGGCCGTCGAAGGGCTGCTCATCTTGGTGGCTGCCCTCACCATCCTCTACACGGCGATTCAAGATCTGGTGCGCGGCCCGTCGCTCGACCGGCTGGGCACGGGGCTGTACATTTTGCTGGGCCTTACGCTGGTGAACCTGGGGCTCGGGGCGTATCTGGTGCACACCGGGCGCAAGCACAACAGCCTCGTGCTGGTGTCGAACGGGCAGCACGTGCTTACCGACATGTGGACGAGCGTGGGCGTGATTGGCGGCGTGGCGCTGGTGTGGCTGACGGGCATCGAGTGGCTCGACCCGGTGGCCGCGATCCTCGTGGCCCTCAACATCCTGTGGACGGCGGGCCAGCTTCTGCGCCGCTCGGTGTATGGCCTCATGGAAAAGGCCGATCCGGAAAGCACCGCGCGCATCTTTAACGTGCTAAACGAAGCACTGGAAAACGAGACCATCGTCAATTTCCATCAGGTGCGCTACCGCCGCGTGAGCGACGAGGTGTGGATTGAGTACCACTTACTCTTCCCGGGCAAGATGTCGATTGAGGAGGCGCACGCCCGGTCGCACGCCGTAGAGGACGAGATCGCGACGCTCTTTCCGCGGGCCGAGGTGCACGTAACCGCTCACTTAGAGCCGGCGCGTCACGACGAGGCGCATCCGCCGCACCACGTCGAGCCGTCCGATCCGCTGTACGAGGCGCAACACGGGGCGTAG
- a CDS encoding sodium-translocating pyrophosphatase produces MSLSLINILVPVSGVLALLYALYRTQWINKQEVGTEQMADLAASIADGARAFLNREYRILAIFVLVVAGLLIVANTNEAASSWWIGVSFILGAVCSALAGYIGMTVATKANVRTTQAARTGLSPAMNVAFSGGLVMGLSVVGLGIIGLGLLWLLYTSFGWETAKVINVITGFSMGASSIALFARVGGGIYTKAADVGADLAGKVYAGIPEDDPRNPATIADNVGDNVGDVAGMGADLFESYVGSIIGTMVLGTAFMTAFQAQTGIMELAAVVLPLVIAGVGIVVAIASSFFVRVKEGGNPQTALNIGEFGAVGIMFVATYFIIGALLPDSWTAASAITGANFTYTANGIFAAVVIGLLAGTFIGLITEYYTATDKKPVLGIAEQSVTGTATNIISGLGVGMYSTGIPALIIAVSIIGANYFASLYGIAIAAVGMLSVTGIQLAVDAYGPISDNAGGIAEMAELPPEVRERTDKLDAVGNTTAAIGKGFAIGSAALTALALFAAYMQQAQVPNIDVANPRILAGLLIGAVLPYVFSAMAMGAVGRAAGDMITEVGRQLNDIPGIMEGEAKPDYTRCVDISTKAALREMVAPGILAVLVPVVIGFIDKSMLGGLLAGVTVSGVLFAIFQSNAGGAWDNAKKRIESDLVVDGTTHGKGSEAHKASVVGDTVGDPLKDTSGPSLNILIKLIAVVSLVIAPLLAG; encoded by the coding sequence ATGAGTCTGTCACTTATTAACATTCTGGTGCCGGTAAGCGGTGTGCTGGCCCTTCTCTACGCGTTGTACCGAACGCAGTGGATTAACAAGCAGGAGGTCGGCACCGAACAGATGGCCGACCTCGCGGCCAGCATTGCCGACGGGGCCCGCGCCTTTTTGAACCGCGAATATCGGATTCTGGCCATCTTCGTCCTGGTGGTGGCAGGTCTCCTGATCGTGGCCAACACGAACGAAGCCGCTTCGTCGTGGTGGATTGGCGTCTCCTTCATTCTCGGCGCCGTTTGCTCGGCCCTAGCCGGATACATTGGCATGACGGTGGCCACAAAGGCGAACGTACGCACCACGCAGGCGGCGCGCACGGGCCTGAGCCCGGCCATGAACGTGGCCTTTTCCGGCGGCTTGGTCATGGGACTTTCGGTGGTGGGCCTCGGCATCATCGGCCTGGGCTTGCTCTGGCTGCTGTACACGAGCTTCGGATGGGAGACGGCCAAGGTGATCAACGTGATCACCGGCTTCTCGATGGGCGCATCGTCCATCGCCCTGTTTGCGCGTGTGGGCGGCGGCATCTACACGAAAGCGGCCGACGTGGGCGCCGACTTGGCCGGCAAGGTGTACGCCGGCATCCCGGAGGACGACCCGCGCAACCCCGCCACCATTGCCGACAACGTGGGCGACAATGTGGGCGACGTGGCCGGCATGGGCGCCGACCTCTTCGAAAGCTACGTCGGCTCCATCATTGGTACGATGGTGCTGGGCACGGCCTTCATGACGGCCTTTCAGGCCCAGACGGGCATTATGGAACTGGCTGCTGTCGTCCTCCCGCTCGTTATCGCGGGCGTCGGTATTGTAGTGGCCATCGCCTCGTCGTTCTTCGTGCGCGTGAAGGAAGGCGGCAACCCGCAGACCGCGCTCAACATCGGAGAGTTTGGCGCAGTGGGTATCATGTTCGTGGCCACGTACTTCATCATTGGTGCGCTGCTGCCTGATAGCTGGACAGCTGCCAGCGCCATCACGGGGGCCAACTTCACATACACTGCCAACGGCATCTTTGCTGCCGTGGTCATCGGTCTTCTCGCCGGCACGTTTATCGGCCTCATCACCGAGTATTACACGGCCACCGACAAGAAACCGGTGCTGGGCATTGCGGAGCAGAGCGTAACCGGCACCGCCACCAACATCATTAGCGGACTGGGCGTGGGCATGTACTCCACCGGCATTCCGGCCCTCATCATTGCCGTGAGCATCATTGGTGCAAACTACTTTGCCAGCCTGTACGGCATTGCCATTGCGGCCGTGGGCATGCTCAGCGTAACCGGCATCCAGCTGGCCGTTGATGCCTACGGTCCGATTTCGGACAACGCCGGCGGCATTGCCGAGATGGCCGAGCTCCCGCCCGAAGTGCGCGAGCGCACCGATAAGCTCGACGCAGTGGGCAACACCACAGCCGCCATCGGCAAAGGCTTTGCGATTGGTTCGGCGGCCCTTACGGCCCTTGCGCTGTTCGCCGCGTACATGCAGCAAGCCCAAGTGCCAAACATTGACGTCGCCAATCCGCGCATTCTGGCCGGTCTTCTGATTGGCGCCGTTCTGCCGTATGTCTTTAGCGCCATGGCCATGGGTGCGGTGGGCCGCGCCGCAGGCGACATGATTACCGAAGTGGGCCGTCAGCTGAACGACATTCCGGGCATCATGGAGGGCGAAGCGAAGCCCGACTACACCCGCTGCGTCGACATTTCGACGAAGGCCGCGCTGCGCGAGATGGTAGCGCCCGGCATCCTGGCGGTGCTCGTCCCGGTCGTGATTGGCTTTATCGACAAGAGCATGCTGGGCGGCCTGTTGGCCGGCGTCACGGTATCCGGCGTTCTGTTTGCCATCTTCCAAAGCAACGCCGGCGGCGCCTGGGACAATGCCAAGAAGCGCATTGAGTCGGACCTCGTGGTGGACGGCACCACGCACGGGAAAGGCTCCGAGGCCCACAAGGCATCGGTCGTGGGCGACACCGTGGGCGACCCGCTGAAGGACACCAGCGGCCCCAGCCTCAACATCCTGATCAAGCTCATTGCGGTAGTGTCGCTCGTCATTGCACCGCTCCTCGCGGGCTAA
- the sucB gene encoding 2-oxoglutarate dehydrogenase, E2 component, dihydrolipoamide succinyltransferase — translation MAKVDVEMPKMGESITEGTIIVWHKQPGDQVEQDEILLEIGTDKVDTEVPSPAEGTLDEILVNEGDTVEVGTIIARLETEAAAAGDGASGDAPDEAAQEAAAEEADDTAPEPAAADASGDEASTGDGADAPEAGDDEAAGELVDIVMPKMGESITEGTIIAWHKQPGDSVEIDEILLEIGTDKVDTEVPSSAAGTLHEQLVDEGDTVEVGTVIARVATGAGAAPAADATGGTGGAADAAPADTSDVDTSAPAAGDGAAQPVPAGDGGPIERRGTDGQFFSPLVRSIAEKEGLSMHELETIDGSGRDGRVTKSDVMDYLDTREAAPTPAQPAQEQEATPGREPSREDAPAEAPAQRSSQPAAAPARPAYTVEDGPSDAEIRQQYGDRVEIQEMDRMRRITAEHMVRSKATSAHVTSFAEADVTGLVNFREKHKAAFQEREGIKLTYTPFFVQAAVEALREHPVLNASVEGDKIVVKKDYHVGIAVAIGTKGLLAPVIRNAGDFNVVGIARRAADIAERARSKQLQPDELQGGTFTVTNIGSLGSLMGTPVINQPQVGILATGAIKKKPVVVEDPAMGDVIAVRHMMYLSLSYDHRIIDGAMGASFLRKVVDELEAIDADSDLL, via the coding sequence ATGGCGAAGGTTGACGTCGAAATGCCCAAAATGGGCGAAAGCATCACTGAAGGCACCATCATCGTCTGGCACAAACAGCCGGGCGACCAGGTGGAGCAGGACGAAATTCTGCTGGAGATAGGAACGGACAAGGTCGATACGGAGGTGCCGTCGCCCGCCGAGGGCACGCTCGACGAGATCCTCGTCAACGAGGGCGATACCGTGGAGGTGGGCACCATTATCGCGCGCCTCGAAACGGAGGCCGCCGCAGCAGGCGACGGGGCCTCCGGCGACGCCCCCGACGAGGCAGCCCAGGAAGCGGCGGCCGAAGAAGCCGACGACACGGCCCCCGAACCAGCCGCTGCGGACGCGTCCGGCGACGAAGCATCCACCGGCGACGGTGCGGATGCGCCTGAGGCGGGCGATGACGAAGCGGCCGGCGAGCTGGTCGACATCGTGATGCCCAAGATGGGCGAGAGCATCACCGAAGGCACCATCATTGCCTGGCACAAGCAGCCCGGCGATTCGGTGGAGATTGACGAAATCCTGCTGGAAATTGGCACAGACAAGGTGGATACCGAGGTGCCGTCGTCGGCCGCCGGAACGCTGCACGAGCAGCTTGTGGACGAGGGCGACACCGTAGAGGTGGGCACCGTCATTGCACGGGTAGCCACTGGCGCAGGCGCGGCCCCCGCTGCCGATGCGACCGGCGGCACCGGCGGCGCGGCAGACGCTGCGCCCGCAGACACCAGCGACGTGGATACCAGCGCGCCCGCCGCAGGCGACGGCGCGGCCCAGCCTGTACCGGCCGGTGACGGCGGCCCCATTGAGCGCCGCGGCACGGATGGCCAATTCTTTTCGCCGCTCGTCCGCTCGATTGCCGAGAAGGAAGGCCTATCGATGCACGAGCTGGAAACGATTGACGGATCGGGCCGCGACGGGCGCGTCACGAAATCCGATGTAATGGACTATCTCGACACGCGCGAGGCCGCCCCGACGCCCGCGCAACCCGCACAGGAGCAGGAAGCCACCCCCGGGCGCGAACCCTCCCGCGAGGACGCCCCGGCCGAAGCGCCCGCCCAGCGGTCGTCGCAGCCCGCTGCGGCCCCTGCGCGGCCCGCGTACACGGTTGAGGATGGCCCCAGCGATGCGGAGATCCGCCAGCAGTACGGCGACCGCGTCGAGATTCAGGAGATGGATCGCATGCGGCGCATCACCGCCGAGCACATGGTCCGCTCGAAGGCCACATCGGCGCACGTCACGTCGTTTGCCGAAGCCGACGTAACCGGTCTCGTCAACTTCCGCGAGAAACACAAGGCGGCCTTCCAAGAACGCGAAGGCATCAAGCTGACGTACACGCCGTTCTTTGTGCAGGCGGCGGTAGAGGCCCTGCGCGAACATCCCGTGCTGAATGCCAGCGTAGAAGGCGATAAGATTGTGGTGAAGAAGGATTACCACGTGGGCATTGCGGTGGCCATCGGCACCAAGGGGCTCCTCGCTCCCGTCATTCGCAACGCGGGCGACTTCAACGTGGTGGGCATCGCGCGCCGCGCGGCCGACATTGCCGAGCGCGCTCGGTCGAAGCAGCTGCAGCCCGACGAGCTGCAGGGCGGCACGTTCACCGTCACCAACATCGGCTCGCTTGGCTCGCTCATGGGCACGCCCGTCATCAACCAGCCGCAGGTGGGCATCCTGGCAACGGGCGCCATCAAGAAGAAGCCGGTGGTGGTTGAAGACCCCGCGATGGGCGATGTGATTGCCGTTCGCCACATGATGTACCTGTCGCTCAGCTACGACCATCGCATCATCGACGGCGCGATGGGCGCTAGCTTCCTGCGCAAGGTGGTCGACGAGCTGGAAGCGATTGATGCCGACAGCGATCTGTTGTAA
- a CDS encoding tyrosine-type recombinase/integrase yields the protein MPGASDAPESPHLKLGLKALRRHLDAFVTEYLAEKSEETVGTYQRSLRTFQKWFVQINGRFYFREDDVRAYKTYLGEERGLSQVSVSTYLTALRRFCQYLVDTGALSENPAAGVKGNRRPDRHTRKVLTEADITALKEELGGSSPIDKRDVAMVHLMLYAGLTEIEIVRANVEDLDHTLMGPVLYVQSKGHTAKDQQAPLDPPVLATVEAYLQTRDQPAPSAPLFVSHGHRSAGQRLKTRSVRSRINGYLKAAGIKRRGITPHSLTHTAALIWLNEGMPLEEVKERMRHGTLETTMIYYKKQGLLTRAPEDT from the coding sequence ATGCCTGGTGCTTCCGACGCGCCCGAGTCTCCGCACCTCAAGCTGGGCCTCAAAGCCCTTCGCCGCCACCTGGACGCGTTTGTCACCGAGTACCTGGCCGAAAAGAGCGAGGAAACGGTGGGCACGTATCAGCGCTCGCTGCGCACCTTCCAAAAGTGGTTTGTGCAGATCAACGGCCGCTTCTACTTCCGCGAGGACGATGTGCGGGCGTACAAGACGTACCTGGGCGAGGAGCGCGGGCTGAGCCAAGTCTCCGTGTCAACCTATCTGACGGCGCTGCGGCGCTTCTGCCAGTACCTTGTGGATACCGGCGCGCTGTCGGAAAATCCGGCAGCCGGGGTCAAAGGCAACCGGCGCCCCGATCGTCACACGCGCAAGGTGCTCACCGAAGCCGACATCACCGCGCTCAAGGAGGAACTGGGCGGCTCGTCGCCGATCGACAAGCGCGATGTGGCCATGGTGCATCTGATGTTGTATGCCGGTCTTACGGAGATCGAAATTGTGCGCGCCAACGTGGAGGACCTCGACCACACGCTGATGGGCCCCGTGTTGTATGTGCAGAGCAAGGGGCACACGGCCAAGGATCAGCAGGCGCCGCTCGACCCGCCGGTGCTGGCCACGGTAGAGGCGTACCTGCAAACGCGCGATCAGCCCGCGCCCTCTGCGCCGCTGTTTGTATCGCACGGGCACCGGTCGGCCGGCCAGCGCCTGAAGACGCGTTCGGTGCGCAGCCGCATCAACGGGTACCTAAAGGCGGCGGGCATTAAGCGACGGGGCATAACGCCCCACAGCCTCACCCACACGGCCGCCCTAATCTGGTTGAACGAAGGCATGCCGCTCGAAGAGGTGAAAGAGCGCATGCGCCACGGCACCCTCGAAACCACCATGATCTACTACAAGAAACAGGGCCTCCTCACCCGCGCCCCTGAGGACACTTGA
- a CDS encoding head GIN domain-containing protein — protein sequence MKRFAWIPMMFLLLLAGASAVSAQDVERRTYDVRGFTGLSASLYGTIHVRQGDTYAVAIEAPARVLNELAVSVEDGLLVLEAKQRGFWDRLFGDGFDDDNAPVATVQMPVINEVAVSGAADVVGDTPIKTETLRLSLSGAGSMTLDVAADRVTSALSGAGDLILQGTATEHTLRLSGAGEVTAHELKTARSTLTVSGAGDCSVYATDRLDVTISGVGEVRYKGTPKISQSVSGAGSIEAMDE from the coding sequence ATGAAACGTTTTGCCTGGATACCGATGATGTTTTTGCTGTTGCTTGCCGGCGCGTCGGCGGTTAGCGCGCAAGATGTAGAGCGCCGCACGTACGACGTCCGCGGCTTTACGGGCCTTTCTGCGTCGTTGTACGGCACCATTCACGTGCGTCAAGGCGACACCTACGCGGTAGCCATCGAAGCGCCGGCGCGGGTCCTCAACGAACTTGCGGTTTCGGTCGAGGACGGCCTGCTGGTGCTAGAGGCGAAGCAGCGCGGCTTTTGGGACCGGCTGTTTGGCGACGGCTTCGACGATGACAACGCACCGGTGGCTACGGTACAGATGCCCGTAATCAATGAGGTGGCGGTGTCGGGCGCGGCCGACGTGGTGGGCGATACCCCCATCAAAACGGAGACGCTGCGGCTGTCATTGAGCGGCGCGGGCTCGATGACGCTCGATGTTGCGGCCGACCGCGTGACGTCGGCGCTCTCTGGCGCGGGCGACCTGATCCTGCAGGGAACGGCCACGGAGCACACGCTCCGGTTGAGCGGGGCCGGCGAGGTGACGGCGCACGAGCTGAAGACCGCCCGCTCGACGCTCACCGTTAGCGGGGCCGGAGACTGCAGCGTGTACGCGACCGATCGCCTCGACGTAACCATCAGCGGCGTGGGCGAGGTGCGCTACAAGGGGACGCCGAAGATTTCGCAGAGCGTAAGCGGCGCGGGGTCCATTGAAGCCATGGACGAATAG
- a CDS encoding response regulator transcription factor: MKLVLLVEDEPELADTLLDGIEAHGYRVHHMETAEDALKAADEHNYDAMVVDWMLPGMNGPKLIKTLRDKGHHTPAMMLTVRDSVSDRVEGLESGADDYLTKPFSFEELLARLRALLRRPTSWQSIDDIHVGPLHIDMAQRRVYIGDTTLELRKKEFDLLRLVAERAPAVVPRNVIARRVWGSSDVSNNAIDVTVSTLRQHLREAYDGDEDLQLKTVRGVGYRLETDE; this comes from the coding sequence ATGAAACTTGTACTCCTGGTAGAAGACGAACCGGAATTGGCCGATACCCTGCTCGACGGCATTGAAGCCCACGGGTACCGCGTGCATCATATGGAAACCGCCGAGGATGCCCTGAAGGCGGCCGATGAGCATAACTACGACGCGATGGTCGTCGACTGGATGCTGCCCGGCATGAACGGCCCGAAGCTCATCAAGACGTTGCGCGACAAAGGCCACCACACCCCGGCCATGATGCTGACGGTGCGCGATAGCGTGTCTGATCGCGTGGAGGGCCTGGAAAGCGGCGCCGATGATTACCTCACGAAGCCGTTCTCGTTTGAGGAGCTGCTAGCCCGCTTGCGCGCCCTACTGCGGCGGCCCACTAGCTGGCAATCGATTGACGACATCCACGTAGGCCCGCTGCACATCGACATGGCGCAGCGGCGCGTGTACATCGGCGACACGACCCTTGAGCTTCGGAAGAAAGAATTCGACTTGCTGCGGCTCGTGGCCGAGCGGGCGCCGGCGGTGGTCCCGCGAAACGTGATCGCGCGCCGCGTATGGGGATCGAGCGACGTCTCGAACAACGCCATCGACGTCACCGTCTCGACGCTGCGACAGCACCTGCGCGAAGCCTATGATGGGGACGAAGACCTACAGCTGAAGACGGTGCGTGGGGTGGGCTACCGCCTCGAAACGGACGAGTAA